From a region of the Blastopirellula marina genome:
- a CDS encoding endonuclease/exonuclease/phosphatase family protein yields the protein MRKRVDTMTSQPSKPSITRRKMLQFSSAAGVMLATSGVSRLFAADSAKQPLRVIAYNVYECTGWPKDRELGKKATALGQMPDRFAHELALYQPDIINFSESPKEEVVQEIAKRLGMNYVRFPSGGNWPGTLLSKYEIVDAKNVPLVKGERPSDLFTRHWGQATVKLPGGESLVVHSAHLHPSPEPDTRLREIPLMIESMQNDLNAGRSMLLMGDLNHTPDVEEYKLWIDAGWVDTFTKVGEGDGLTIKADTPDRRIDYVMAAGPIAERVQESRPLFEGAFRVNNADSQAFALSDHLPQLAVFE from the coding sequence ATGCGTAAGAGAGTAGACACCATGACCAGCCAGCCTTCGAAGCCATCGATTACCCGTCGCAAGATGTTGCAGTTCTCGTCTGCCGCTGGCGTTATGTTGGCGACCAGCGGTGTGAGCCGTTTGTTTGCCGCCGACTCGGCGAAGCAGCCGCTGCGGGTGATTGCTTACAACGTGTACGAATGCACCGGCTGGCCGAAGGATCGGGAACTGGGGAAGAAGGCGACGGCACTGGGGCAAATGCCGGATCGCTTCGCCCACGAACTGGCCCTTTATCAGCCCGATATCATCAACTTCTCGGAATCCCCCAAGGAAGAAGTCGTGCAGGAAATTGCCAAACGTCTAGGGATGAACTACGTCCGCTTCCCCAGCGGCGGCAATTGGCCAGGCACACTTTTAAGCAAGTACGAGATTGTCGACGCGAAGAACGTGCCGCTAGTAAAGGGAGAGCGACCGAGCGATCTGTTCACGCGGCATTGGGGGCAGGCAACGGTGAAGCTGCCGGGTGGTGAATCGCTGGTGGTGCACTCGGCCCATCTGCATCCCAGTCCCGAGCCAGACACGCGGCTGCGAGAGATTCCACTGATGATCGAGTCGATGCAGAACGACCTGAACGCAGGCCGCTCGATGCTGTTGATGGGAGACCTGAATCACACGCCGGACGTCGAAGAGTACAAGCTGTGGATCGATGCCGGCTGGGTCGATACTTTCACGAAGGTAGGCGAAGGAGATGGCCTGACAATCAAAGCCGACACGCCAGATCGCCGCATCGACTACGTGATGGCCGCAGGCCCGATTGCTGAAAGGGTTCAAGAGTCACGCCCGCTATTCGAGGGTGCGTTCCGCGTGAATAATGCCGATTCGCAGGCCTTCGCCTTGAGTGATCATCTGCCGCAACTGGCGGTGTTTGAGTGA
- a CDS encoding DUF1559 domain-containing protein, giving the protein MRLFLTTSARRAFTLVELLVVIAIIGVLIALLLPAVQQAREAARRMQCSNHLKQIGLAVHNYHDTYGSFPPGIIVNYSRNATWDVLSSPSAWNWSALILPFIEQQAMHDQLGITQGVYADEAYQDPTRLRLMQTPIAGYRCPSDTTEELNPHLGWSMSRGANDIATMNYVAMAHFTRDTNAGLFANNTDAQTGSFIVSRGLKFADITDGTSNVLGMGERCNRLGNQHYRAAVWASSAATTHSCDHRYDCMASTALSPNSNHPDNWRLNGNLSSNHPGGVMAMLMDASVSFIPETIEHDPLQDTNIDSVYEKLGARNDGQPVGEY; this is encoded by the coding sequence ATGCGACTCTTCCTTACGACGTCAGCGCGCCGCGCGTTTACTTTGGTTGAACTGTTGGTTGTGATCGCCATTATCGGGGTGCTGATTGCCCTGCTCTTGCCTGCCGTGCAGCAGGCCCGCGAGGCGGCTCGCCGGATGCAGTGCAGTAACCACCTGAAGCAGATCGGCCTGGCCGTGCACAATTATCACGACACCTACGGCAGCTTTCCGCCGGGGATCATCGTGAACTACAGCCGCAACGCGACCTGGGACGTGTTGTCTTCCCCCAGCGCGTGGAATTGGTCGGCCTTGATTCTGCCGTTCATCGAGCAGCAAGCGATGCACGATCAGTTGGGCATCACGCAGGGTGTGTATGCCGACGAGGCATATCAGGACCCAACTCGCTTACGGCTGATGCAAACGCCGATTGCCGGTTACCGCTGCCCATCGGACACGACCGAAGAATTGAACCCGCACTTGGGGTGGTCGATGTCGCGCGGGGCGAACGACATTGCCACGATGAACTACGTGGCCATGGCCCACTTCACGCGTGATACCAATGCCGGGCTGTTCGCTAACAACACCGACGCGCAAACCGGTTCGTTCATCGTCAGTCGCGGGCTGAAGTTCGCCGATATAACCGACGGTACCAGCAACGTGCTGGGCATGGGGGAACGCTGCAACCGCCTGGGCAACCAGCACTACCGGGCTGCCGTGTGGGCCAGTTCGGCGGCGACCACTCACTCGTGCGATCACCGTTACGACTGCATGGCTTCGACGGCCTTGTCCCCCAACTCGAATCACCCGGATAACTGGCGACTCAACGGCAACCTTTCCAGCAACCACCCCGGGGGCGTGATGGCGATGCTGATGGACGCGTCGGTCAGTTTTATTCCTGAAACGATCGAGCACGATCCGCTGCAAGATACTAATATCGATTCGGTGTACGAGAAGCTCGGGGCACGCAACGACGGCCAGCCGGTCGGCGAGTATTAA
- a CDS encoding trimeric intracellular cation channel family protein, producing MLTPHEPLSTSILVMMYFGEVVFAVSGALTAARYRMDIVGYAMVGTVTGIGGGTIRDLLLGRTVWWTEDPTELLLCLTASLATFFFIRHDISHRKEMIWADALGLSVFGVVGCYISLQQGTPFVIAVFMGMITATGGGVIRDVLTNNVPMIISCGQPYATVALLGSLCYATLRYLEVPEIPSEAIACGAAFTLRAYAILFDIQTGPPGEFLRFGKRPESNTNDGSEEQGS from the coding sequence ATGCTTACGCCCCACGAACCGCTCAGCACCAGCATTCTGGTCATGATGTATTTCGGCGAAGTCGTGTTCGCGGTCAGTGGTGCGCTCACCGCGGCGCGGTACCGGATGGATATCGTCGGCTATGCGATGGTCGGAACGGTGACCGGAATCGGCGGGGGAACGATTCGCGATCTACTGCTGGGCAGAACCGTCTGGTGGACCGAAGACCCAACCGAACTGCTGTTGTGCCTGACCGCCTCGCTGGCGACGTTCTTCTTCATCCGCCACGACATCTCGCACCGTAAAGAAATGATCTGGGCCGACGCACTGGGGCTGTCGGTCTTTGGCGTGGTCGGCTGTTACATCTCGCTACAGCAGGGAACCCCCTTCGTCATCGCGGTTTTCATGGGCATGATCACCGCCACCGGCGGAGGCGTCATCCGCGACGTCCTGACCAACAACGTCCCCATGATCATCTCGTGCGGGCAGCCCTACGCCACGGTCGCGCTGCTGGGTTCGCTTTGCTACGCAACACTGCGTTACCTGGAAGTGCCCGAGATCCCCTCCGAAGCCATCGCCTGCGGGGCAGCCTTCACGCTGCGAGCCTATGCGATCCTCTTTGATATCCAAACGGGCCCACCCGGCGAGTTCCTGCGGTTTGGCAAGCGACCAGAATCGAACACGAACGATGGAAGTGAAGAGCAGGGGAGTTGA